A section of the Nitrospirota bacterium genome encodes:
- a CDS encoding CoB--CoM heterodisulfide reductase iron-sulfur subunit A family protein codes for MPDQKGILVIGGGMSGLTSAIEAAEAGYDVTIVEKNPYLGGRVAQLNKYFWKLCPPSCGLEIQFKRIKNNPNVTIYTLAEVEKISGQEGNYDVTLKIKPRHVNDRCVGCDACAQACPSERPNEFNFGMDKTKAAYLPFEQAFPFKYVIDDKYCKEGCKKACLDACKYDAIDFGMKPETVNLKVGAIVMATGWAPYDLNKVDNLGFGKVKNVISNMMMERLSSPNGPTKGKIVRPSDGKEVKNIAFVQCAGSRDENHLPYCSYICCLASLKQAMYVREQYPDSKAQIFYIDLRTPGLYEHRFLWKAKDDPNIILTKGKVAKITEDPETKDVIVVVEDISGGSKVTGKFDMVVLAAGMVPGTKDSTIGIDIPLTEEGFVDAPAMKKGIYAVGTLKSPVDVARSVQDATGATVKSIQSLKRYSLEYQTRVGPRCFGVRRVAETAVLLLEILYL; via the coding sequence ATGCCCGATCAAAAAGGTATACTGGTTATAGGCGGAGGAATGAGCGGACTTACCTCTGCCATCGAGGCAGCAGAGGCAGGCTATGATGTTACTATAGTGGAGAAAAACCCTTATTTAGGTGGAAGGGTTGCCCAGTTAAATAAATATTTCTGGAAACTTTGTCCTCCGAGTTGCGGCCTTGAGATACAGTTCAAGAGGATAAAAAATAATCCAAATGTTACTATCTATACCCTCGCAGAAGTTGAAAAGATCTCAGGGCAGGAAGGCAATTATGATGTAACCCTGAAGATTAAACCCAGGCATGTAAATGACAGATGTGTAGGCTGTGATGCCTGCGCACAGGCATGCCCTTCTGAAAGGCCGAATGAGTTTAATTTTGGCATGGATAAGACAAAGGCCGCATATCTTCCTTTTGAACAGGCATTCCCTTTTAAATATGTGATCGACGATAAATATTGCAAAGAAGGCTGCAAGAAGGCATGTCTCGATGCATGTAAATATGATGCAATTGACTTTGGCATGAAGCCAGAGACAGTAAACCTTAAAGTAGGTGCGATCGTTATGGCAACAGGATGGGCCCCTTATGATCTGAATAAAGTAGATAACCTGGGATTCGGCAAGGTCAAGAATGTTATTTCTAATATGATGATGGAGAGGCTATCATCCCCGAATGGGCCAACAAAGGGTAAGATAGTCCGTCCCTCTGATGGGAAGGAAGTGAAAAATATTGCCTTTGTTCAGTGTGCAGGCTCGAGGGATGAGAACCACCTCCCATACTGTTCATATATATGCTGCCTCGCATCATTAAAGCAGGCTATGTATGTGAGGGAGCAGTATCCTGATTCAAAGGCCCAGATATTTTATATAGACCTCAGAACACCCGGGCTTTATGAGCATAGATTCTTATGGAAAGCGAAGGACGACCCGAATATTATCCTTACAAAAGGCAAGGTTGCTAAGATTACAGAAGACCCTGAGACAAAGGATGTTATTGTTGTAGTAGAGGATATATCTGGAGGTAGTAAGGTGACAGGAAAATTCGACATGGTTGTGCTTGCTGCAGGGATGGTTCCGGGCACAAAGGATTCTACAATCGGTATAGATATTCCTCTTACAGAGGAAGGGTTTGTGGATGCACCAGCCATGAAAAAAGGGATATATGCAGTAGGAACACTTAAGAGCCCTGTTGATGTTGCAAGGTCAGTTCAGGATGCCACAGGTGCTACTGTAAAGAGCATCCAGAGCTTGAAGAGGTACAGCTTAGAATATCAAACACGGGTAGGACCCCGATGCTTCGGGGTCAGACGGGTAGCCGAGACGGCTGTCCTACTTTTAGAAATTTTATATCTTTAG
- a CDS encoding adenylyl-sulfate reductase subunit alpha yields MEKETCTFSYCERPEVIEHETDFLILGGGMSACGAAFEACQWATPKGLRVTMVDKAATDRSGAVAQGLSAINTYMGGNKIEDYVKYVRTDLMGIIREDLVFDLGRHVDNSVHLFEEWGLPIWKKGDDGFSLDGLQAKDAEKPLLKDIASNEEREKLVVRSGKWQVMINGESYKVIVAEAAKKALEHNRKATGVDQNHFERVFITKPIMDANVPNRIAGAIGVSVRENKVYVFKAKAILNGMGGAVNVFRPRSIGEGMGRAWFPVWNSGSGYYFGMQAGAEMTLMENRFVPMRFKDGYGPVGAWFLFFKAKALNAMGEDPAVKYGDAVERDYPGYGKAMGTCLRNHVSMISMRAGEGPIKMQTHTAMQAMGKGFKEKLGDKEGAKKLKHLEAEAWEDFLDMTIAQAGMWAASDIEPDREPSELIPSEPYLLGSHAGCAGFWVSGPGDIKGAPAEWSWGYNRISTVQGLFMAGDVVGASGHKFSSGSHAEGRIVGKNAIAFILDNMGYKPVLKNKIDALVAELYLPFEIYEKYKTYTTSGTFPPNDPRNVSPHYIKPDMYQKRLMKIMDEYVGGIATWYVTSKTLIEEGLKKLAVLEEDGARLAAANLHELLRCWENYHRVWAAETHARHILFRQESRYPGYYYRADFPKIDDTNWKCFVNSRYNVETNTWEFKKVPYVQMFP; encoded by the coding sequence ATGGAAAAAGAGACTTGCACATTTTCGTATTGCGAAAGACCAGAGGTTATAGAACATGAGACAGACTTTTTGATCCTCGGCGGTGGTATGTCTGCCTGTGGGGCTGCCTTTGAGGCATGCCAATGGGCAACGCCTAAGGGTCTCAGGGTAACAATGGTTGATAAGGCAGCTACAGACCGGAGCGGTGCAGTTGCTCAGGGGCTGTCTGCTATTAATACCTATATGGGTGGCAACAAGATTGAAGACTATGTAAAGTATGTGAGAACTGACCTTATGGGCATCATAAGGGAAGACCTCGTCTTTGACCTCGGAAGGCATGTGGACAACTCCGTCCATCTCTTTGAGGAGTGGGGACTCCCTATCTGGAAGAAGGGTGATGATGGGTTTTCTCTCGACGGCCTGCAGGCAAAAGATGCAGAGAAGCCACTTCTAAAGGATATCGCTTCTAATGAAGAAAGGGAGAAACTTGTTGTCAGATCCGGCAAATGGCAGGTAATGATAAATGGTGAATCCTATAAGGTTATTGTTGCAGAGGCTGCAAAAAAGGCACTTGAGCATAACAGAAAGGCAACAGGCGTTGACCAGAACCACTTCGAGAGGGTCTTCATAACAAAACCTATAATGGATGCCAATGTTCCCAACAGGATTGCCGGTGCGATCGGCGTCAGTGTAAGGGAGAATAAGGTCTATGTCTTCAAGGCAAAGGCGATCCTCAATGGCATGGGTGGTGCTGTTAATGTATTCAGGCCCCGTTCTATAGGTGAAGGGATGGGAAGGGCTTGGTTCCCTGTATGGAATTCAGGGTCAGGCTATTATTTCGGCATGCAGGCAGGTGCAGAAATGACCCTTATGGAGAACAGGTTTGTTCCCATGAGATTTAAGGATGGCTATGGACCTGTTGGTGCATGGTTCCTTTTCTTCAAGGCAAAGGCACTGAATGCCATGGGTGAAGACCCCGCGGTGAAATATGGAGATGCTGTTGAGAGGGACTACCCCGGATATGGTAAAGCCATGGGAACATGTCTTAGAAATCATGTATCGATGATTTCTATGAGGGCAGGTGAGGGACCCATAAAGATGCAGACCCATACAGCGATGCAGGCAATGGGTAAGGGATTTAAAGAGAAACTTGGTGATAAAGAGGGTGCAAAGAAGCTCAAACACCTTGAGGCAGAGGCATGGGAGGACTTCCTCGATATGACTATTGCCCAGGCAGGGATGTGGGCAGCATCTGATATCGAGCCTGATAGGGAGCCATCTGAATTAATCCCATCAGAGCCATATCTCCTTGGTTCTCATGCAGGTTGCGCTGGTTTCTGGGTGAGCGGGCCAGGTGATATAAAAGGTGCTCCGGCAGAGTGGTCGTGGGGTTATAACAGGATCTCAACTGTCCAGGGTCTATTCATGGCTGGCGATGTTGTAGGCGCCTCAGGCCATAAGTTCTCTTCTGGCTCCCATGCAGAGGGAAGGATTGTTGGAAAGAATGCAATAGCCTTCATCCTCGATAATATGGGCTATAAGCCTGTGCTTAAGAATAAGATAGACGCCCTCGTGGCTGAGCTGTATCTGCCTTTTGAGATTTATGAGAAGTATAAGACCTATACCACTTCCGGGACATTCCCGCCCAATGACCCGAGGAACGTCAGCCCTCACTACATAAAGCCTGACATGTATCAGAAGAGGCTCATGAAGATCATGGACGAGTATGTCGGCGGCATCGCCACTTGGTATGTCACAAGCAAGACCTTGATCGAGGAAGGGCTTAAGAAGCTTGCGGTGCTCGAGGAAGACGGTGCAAGGCTCGCTGCAGCCAATCTCCATGAGCTTCTGAGGTGCTGGGAGAACTACCATAGGGTATGGGCTGCTGAGACTCATGCAAGGCATATACTTTTTAGACAAGAGTCGAGGTATCCTGGTTACTACTACAGGGCAGACTTCCCGAAGATCGATGATACAAACTGGAAGTGCTTCGTGAACTCGAGATACAATGTAGAGACCAACACATGGGAATTCAAGAAGGTTCCCTACGTCCAGATGTTCCCGTAG
- the aprB gene encoding adenylyl-sulfate reductase subunit beta, with protein sequence MPSFVITEKCDGCKAQDKTACQYICPHDLMALDREKMKAYNQEPDQCWECYNCVKICPVQAVEVRGYADYVPLGASVIPLRGTDSVMWTITFRNGAIKRFKFPIRTTPEGSIDPCAGHPEVDYSKIKQPGYFNYEARKE encoded by the coding sequence ATGCCAAGTTTTGTGATTACCGAAAAGTGTGACGGTTGTAAGGCTCAGGATAAGACAGCATGCCAGTATATCTGTCCCCATGACCTTATGGCTCTTGACAGGGAGAAGATGAAGGCATATAACCAGGAGCCAGACCAGTGCTGGGAATGCTATAACTGCGTTAAGATATGTCCCGTGCAGGCGGTAGAGGTGAGGGGATATGCTGACTATGTCCCACTCGGGGCGAGTGTCATCCCTTTAAGGGGCACAGACTCTGTTATGTGGACGATCACGTTCAGAAACGGAGCTATCAAGAGGTTCAAGTTCCCCATAAGGACGACGCCAGAAGGCTCTATTGATCCTTGTGCAGGACACCCTGAAGTTGATTATTCAAAGATAAAACAGCCTGGCTATTTTAATTATGAAGCCAGGAAAGAGTAA